The ANME-2 cluster archaeon DNA window TGATGCACAACAGCCTCCATCAATTTCCCGCCATCGGTCTGCACATGTGCCTGGCCTGCAGTTTATCAGATACATTAAGTTCTGACAGTTGAACCACCATTCTTCAAAAACTCATGTCAAAATTGTAATAATAACATCTATTGGTTTTTTGTTTCATTTTCTCTTTCAAGAATAACTTTAATTTGTTTTTTGAAAATTATAATGTCATTGGTAACTGTTTCCCAGACGATTGGATTACTAACCCCAAAGTATTCATGAATGAGCTTGTCCCTCATTCCTGTGACTGCTTTCCATTCTATTTCTGAATATTCCTGTTTAATTTCATCAGGAAGATTTTTAGCAGCTTCT harbors:
- a CDS encoding DUF86 domain-containing protein, whose translation is MPKKRNVILFIQDILEAIGNIEEFTRNMGFKEFIADKKTRDAVVRNLEVIGEAAKNLPDEIKQEYSEIEWKAVTGMRDKLIHEYFGVSNPIVWETVTNDIIIFKKQIKVILERENETKNQ